One Planctomycetaceae bacterium genomic region harbors:
- a CDS encoding IS5 family transposase, with protein MSGTAARRAYNTDLTDEQWAHVDRELPPAPGGGRERTVDLREIVNAILYRLRTGCSWELLPHDFPPKSTVYEYFARWRNDGTWQRLHDSLRTAVRRQNGREATASAGIVDSQSAKTTETRGERGYDAGKKIKGRKRHILVDTLGLLIAVVITAACVQDRDGARLVFAEARGETRLEKIWADGGYRGQLVDSTKQEFGWDLEIVKRSDDVSGFEVLPHRWIVERTFGWLGRYRLFCREHEATLASARADIYMAMSHIMLRRLTRPPRKIYEHEHLLAHIT; from the coding sequence ATGTCAGGAACAGCAGCTCGCAGGGCGTACAACACGGATTTGACGGATGAACAGTGGGCGCATGTGGACAGGGAACTGCCACCGGCTCCCGGCGGCGGTCGCGAACGAACGGTCGATCTGAGGGAAATCGTCAACGCGATTCTGTACCGCCTGCGGACCGGCTGTTCGTGGGAACTGCTGCCTCACGACTTTCCGCCGAAGTCCACGGTTTACGAATACTTTGCCCGCTGGCGAAACGACGGCACATGGCAGCGTCTGCACGATTCTCTGCGAACCGCCGTGCGAAGACAGAACGGGCGTGAGGCCACGGCTTCGGCCGGCATCGTCGACAGTCAGTCGGCGAAGACGACCGAAACCCGCGGAGAACGCGGCTATGACGCCGGGAAGAAAATCAAAGGCCGCAAGCGTCACATTCTGGTGGACACCCTGGGACTGCTGATCGCGGTGGTCATCACTGCCGCCTGCGTTCAGGACCGTGACGGAGCCAGGCTGGTGTTTGCAGAAGCACGCGGTGAAACGCGGCTGGAAAAGATCTGGGCGGACGGAGGCTACCGAGGCCAACTGGTCGATTCGACAAAGCAGGAATTCGGCTGGGATCTGGAGATTGTCAAACGCAGCGACGACGTCAGCGGCTTCGAAGTTCTGCCTCACCGATGGATTGTGGAACGCACATTTGGCTGGCTGGGCCGTTACCGGCTGTTCTGCCGCGAACACGAAGCAACTCTTGCCAGCGCCCGGGCCGACATTTACATGGCCATGTCTCATATCATGCTCCGCCGACTGACCCGACCACCCAGGAAAATCTACGAACACGAACACCTCCTGGCCCACATCACCTGA
- a CDS encoding DNA-directed RNA polymerase subunit alpha: protein MRIRWRGLELPSRVFPVRESLTSSYGKFVAEPFERGFGATVGNSLRRILLSSLEGAAVTKVRVQGVQHEFTTVPGVVEDVTDICLNLKSLVLKNHSASAKTLRIEKNTRGVVTGADVICDDQVEVINRDLVIATMTDDVPFHIEMTVENGRGYVPASEHYHNDPEIGVIPLDATFSPITRVRHHIEDTRVGQRTNYDKLTLELWTNGTISPSMALVEAAKILRKHLNCFITYREPGPEASPEGGLRGMMEATGYSPVDMELEEKLNKSLAELNLSVRATNCLESVGINTVRDLVVRNEDELLQVRNFGETTLDEVRERLEEIDLRLGMRLPNQQPTS from the coding sequence ATGCGAATCCGTTGGCGTGGTTTAGAGTTGCCCAGCCGGGTATTTCCGGTTCGGGAATCCCTAACGTCATCCTATGGCAAGTTTGTCGCGGAGCCGTTCGAACGCGGATTCGGCGCTACCGTTGGAAACAGCCTCAGGAGAATCCTGCTGTCAAGCCTTGAGGGAGCCGCCGTTACAAAAGTAAGAGTACAGGGCGTGCAGCATGAGTTTACAACTGTTCCGGGAGTTGTAGAAGACGTCACAGATATCTGCCTGAACCTGAAGTCCCTGGTGTTGAAGAACCATAGTGCTTCAGCGAAGACACTGCGAATTGAAAAGAACACTCGCGGCGTCGTCACCGGAGCAGATGTCATTTGCGACGACCAGGTAGAGGTCATTAATCGGGATCTGGTAATTGCGACGATGACGGACGACGTCCCGTTTCATATCGAAATGACAGTGGAGAACGGGCGCGGGTACGTTCCGGCGTCGGAGCACTACCATAACGATCCCGAAATCGGAGTGATTCCGCTTGATGCAACGTTTTCACCAATCACGAGAGTTCGTCACCACATTGAAGATACGCGTGTGGGCCAGCGCACCAACTACGATAAGCTGACTTTGGAGCTCTGGACGAACGGGACAATATCGCCATCGATGGCGTTGGTGGAGGCTGCCAAGATCCTTCGCAAGCACCTGAATTGCTTCATCACATATCGTGAACCAGGACCGGAGGCGTCGCCAGAAGGTGGTCTGCGGGGAATGATGGAAGCGACCGGGTATTCTCCGGTTGATATGGAATTGGAAGAAAAACTGAATAAGAGCCTGGCAGAACTGAACCTCTCCGTGCGGGCGACGAACTGTCTTGAGTCTGTTGGGATCAATACTGTTCGCGATCTGGTCGTCCGCAACGAAGACGAACTGTTACAGGTCAGGAACTTTGGTGAAACAACGCTTGATGAAGTTCGTGAGCGTCTTGAAGAAATCGACCTGCGGCTTGGAATGCGATTGCCCAATCAACAGCCGACGTCGTAA
- the rpsM gene encoding 30S ribosomal protein S13, translated as MPRVLGVDIPNNKPTYIALTYLYGIGRVLAVKICYELGVDPHVRAGELSEDEVSRITSHLDKNYTVEGPLRRKVQQDIGRLREIQCYRGLRHRRGLPVRGQRTKTNARTRKGRKKTVAGKKGVKDMKH; from the coding sequence ATGCCTCGTGTACTTGGTGTCGACATTCCAAATAATAAGCCAACGTATATTGCGTTGACCTACCTGTACGGCATCGGCCGCGTCCTGGCAGTAAAGATCTGCTACGAGCTGGGAGTCGATCCGCATGTTAGGGCAGGGGAGTTGTCTGAAGATGAAGTCAGCCGCATTACGAGCCACCTGGACAAGAACTACACCGTAGAGGGTCCGCTGCGGCGAAAAGTCCAGCAGGATATCGGTCGACTGAGAGAGATTCAGTGCTATCGCGGCCTGCGACATCGGCGCGGGTTACCGGTCCGTGGTCAGCGAACGAAAACAAACGCGAGGACCAGGAAAGGCCGCAAGAAAACCGTTGCCGGCAAGAAGGGCGTGAAAGACATGAAGCATTGA
- a CDS encoding SMP-30/gluconolactonase/LRE family protein: MPAIRSLLALAILLTTTSFVTAQEPATLGSIVRLDPAINQLIPVDAKIEVLASGFTWSEGPVWMGSATDGYLLFSDIPRNSVFKWKEGEGISLFLKPSGYTGAVFYGLEPGSNGLLRDPQGRLVSCEHGDRRVSVLTSNGGKRTLVDNYQGKRLNSPNDGVYHSNGDLYFTDPPYGLPNRYDDERRELDFCGVYRLAKNGELTLLTKEMTRPNGIAFSPDEKTLYVAQSDPQAAIWKSFAVNADGTLEPGKLFYDATDSVGKLPGLPDGLKADVKGNLFATGPGGVYVFAPDGKLLGRLDTGEKTANCGWGEDGSTLFICADMHICRIRTSTNGAGWK; encoded by the coding sequence ATGCCCGCCATCCGTTCTCTGCTGGCACTCGCCATCCTGCTGACAACGACTTCGTTTGTCACCGCTCAGGAACCCGCAACGCTCGGCAGCATCGTTCGCCTGGACCCGGCGATCAATCAACTCATTCCCGTCGACGCAAAGATTGAGGTGCTGGCGTCCGGTTTTACGTGGTCGGAAGGTCCCGTCTGGATGGGTTCGGCCACCGACGGTTACCTTCTATTTTCCGATATTCCGCGGAATTCCGTGTTCAAGTGGAAGGAAGGTGAAGGTATCTCGCTGTTCCTGAAGCCTTCCGGCTACACCGGAGCCGTCTTCTACGGACTCGAACCTGGTTCGAACGGACTGCTTCGCGACCCTCAGGGCCGTCTGGTGTCCTGCGAACACGGTGATCGGCGAGTCTCCGTGCTGACCAGTAACGGCGGCAAACGGACATTGGTTGACAACTATCAGGGCAAGCGACTGAATAGTCCCAATGACGGCGTCTATCACAGCAACGGAGATCTCTACTTTACAGATCCTCCGTATGGACTGCCCAACCGCTATGACGACGAACGCCGCGAACTCGACTTCTGCGGCGTCTATCGGCTTGCCAAAAACGGTGAGCTTACACTGCTGACGAAGGAAATGACGCGCCCCAATGGAATCGCCTTCTCGCCGGACGAAAAGACGCTCTACGTGGCTCAGTCGGATCCCCAAGCCGCAATCTGGAAGTCGTTCGCCGTAAATGCCGACGGTACGCTGGAACCCGGGAAACTGTTCTACGACGCGACCGACAGCGTTGGAAAACTGCCGGGACTCCCGGATGGCCTGAAAGCCGATGTCAAAGGCAATCTGTTCGCCACTGGGCCCGGTGGAGTCTACGTGTTTGCCCCTGATGGCAAGCTGCTGGGCCGACTCGACACAGGAGAAAAGACTGCCAATTGTGGCTGGGGCGAAGACGGCTCAACACTATTTATTTGCGCCGACATGCACATCTGCCGCATCCGCACCTCAACCAATGGCGCTGGCTGGAAGTAA
- a CDS encoding L17 family ribosomal protein gives MRHRVRGRKLGRNASHRVAMFRNMACSLIRTVRVDDSDPNKPRVSGRIVTTVPKAKELRPFVEKLVTLARNASAHEDKAAEFATSAERDSDEWKTWRKSERWQQWAQAVAPAVAMRRRAYAMLRDRNAVDILFSDLAERFADRPGGYTRIIQLPRVRLGDAGKQALIEFVGERDRVKSRRRSAPVVVNEETVAESTSAE, from the coding sequence ATGCGACATCGAGTTCGCGGCAGAAAACTGGGTCGGAACGCCTCCCACCGCGTTGCGATGTTTAGAAATATGGCATGCAGCCTGATTCGTACGGTCCGCGTCGACGATTCTGATCCGAACAAGCCCAGGGTTTCGGGACGAATCGTCACAACTGTACCCAAGGCCAAAGAACTTCGGCCATTTGTCGAGAAACTCGTGACACTGGCGCGAAATGCGTCGGCACATGAAGACAAGGCTGCGGAATTTGCGACATCGGCGGAACGCGACTCCGACGAATGGAAGACATGGAGAAAGTCCGAGCGGTGGCAGCAATGGGCTCAGGCGGTTGCGCCGGCAGTTGCGATGCGCCGCAGAGCCTATGCCATGCTGAGAGACCGAAACGCCGTTGACATCCTGTTTTCGGATTTGGCTGAGCGATTTGCAGATCGCCCTGGTGGGTACACTCGCATTATCCAATTGCCGAGAGTACGCCTTGGAGACGCCGGCAAACAGGCACTGATTGAGTTTGTCGGCGAGCGTGACCGAGTGAAATCGCGTCGCCGGTCGGCTCCTGTCGTTGTGAACGAGGAAACGGTGGCTGAATCCACGTCAGCCGAATGA
- a CDS encoding putative metallopeptidase, which yields MSGHQFDFCAAMRLLCEDICRRHAAFRHIDMRRVAVTYSQTRTPAEWGIQAKLTPMRFEDGRLTMVRDGRVWAIQRLYHRGQELLYILTFYLPRFLNLSFSEKLVTVFHELYHVGPQFDGDIRRFDGKCYMHTGSQENYDRQMAAFAAQYLRRRPARRLYSFLEHDFPGLQSQFGNVVGLRLSIPRLIAVDDVAA from the coding sequence ATGTCGGGACATCAGTTCGATTTTTGTGCGGCTATGCGGCTGCTGTGCGAGGACATTTGTCGGCGCCATGCGGCATTTCGCCATATTGATATGCGGCGAGTGGCAGTAACGTATTCGCAGACGAGAACTCCCGCGGAATGGGGAATACAGGCGAAACTGACCCCGATGCGGTTTGAAGACGGTCGCCTGACGATGGTTCGCGACGGACGAGTGTGGGCGATCCAGCGGTTGTATCATCGCGGCCAAGAGCTGCTTTATATCCTGACGTTCTACCTGCCGCGGTTTCTGAATCTGTCATTCAGTGAAAAACTCGTGACCGTGTTTCATGAGCTGTACCATGTCGGTCCGCAATTTGACGGCGACATTCGCCGGTTCGACGGAAAGTGCTATATGCATACGGGCAGCCAAGAGAATTACGACCGGCAGATGGCTGCGTTCGCTGCACAGTACCTGAGGCGCCGTCCGGCAAGACGGCTGTATTCGTTCCTGGAACACGACTTTCCAGGCCTGCAGTCGCAGTTCGGCAACGTCGTCGGATTGCGTCTGTCGATTCCGCGCCTGATTGCTGTGGACGACGTTGCGGCATAG
- a CDS encoding flavin reductase family protein: MLRVIVPRPIAWVSTMSPESVANVAPFSFFTGVGSRPPSVLFCPANRPDGLRKDTLRNIERTGEFVVNVVPCALVEQMNASSAELAASESEFAHCGLTPIDSRRVAVPRVAESPVQLECKLMQSIHIGTGPGGANVVIGHVVHLHIDDAIIDTKGLVDQDLLDAVGRMGGVSYCRTRDRFDVPRPD, translated from the coding sequence ATGCTTCGTGTGATCGTGCCCCGGCCGATCGCCTGGGTTTCGACAATGTCACCGGAGTCTGTCGCCAATGTTGCTCCGTTCAGCTTTTTCACGGGAGTGGGGTCGCGTCCGCCGAGCGTATTGTTTTGCCCGGCGAACCGGCCGGACGGGTTACGCAAGGATACGCTGCGAAACATTGAGAGAACGGGCGAGTTCGTCGTCAATGTCGTGCCGTGTGCATTGGTTGAGCAGATGAACGCATCCTCGGCAGAACTTGCTGCCAGCGAATCAGAGTTCGCTCACTGCGGGCTTACGCCGATTGACAGCAGGCGTGTCGCAGTTCCGCGCGTCGCCGAATCTCCTGTGCAGCTGGAGTGTAAGCTGATGCAGTCGATCCACATCGGAACCGGTCCCGGCGGGGCCAATGTCGTGATTGGCCACGTGGTACACTTGCATATCGACGACGCGATCATTGACACGAAAGGCCTTGTCGACCAGGACCTGCTGGATGCCGTCGGACGGATGGGCGGAGTCAGTTACTGCCGCACCCGGGATCGCTTCGACGTGCCGCGGCCGGATTGA
- a CDS encoding IS1634 family transposase, translated as MSHEPIRRVHIETVTRVYKGRVYRSVLLRRSFREDGRVRHETVGNLSDLPDDLIEVMKRRLASDQPLAGHGEAIRIVRSLPHGNVAAVLGTVRNIGLDRIVSSTPSRERDLVLAMIVDRVISPGSKLSCSVGLNEATAQNTLAEELRLGDIDVQDLYAAMDWLLTRQTRIENKLVKQHLADGTLLLFDVSSSYYTGRKSSLIQYGYSRDHRRDRPQIVYGLLCDRDGRPISVEVFSGNTADPATFTDLVRRVRKRFGLQRVVFVGDRGMITSARINADLRGVEGLDWISALRSDAIKRLVQAGHVDRSLFDETDLAEITAEDEFPGERLVLCRNPLLADERARKREELLRATEKKLDVIVRATQREHNPLRGEQAVSLRVGKVIGQYKMAKHFELSITDDGFSHTRREDNIAAEAALDGLYVVRTSVPAQHLSPEHVVSAYKSLSQVERAFRSIKTVDLQLRPIYHHNDDRIRAHVFLCMLAYYVEWHMREKLAELLFDDTDREAAQSARQSVVAPAMRSESARRKDATRLNDSGHPVQSFQDLLQDLSTLCRTRLRLESCEAEYQQLTESSPTQRRALDLLGVTA; from the coding sequence ATGAGCCACGAACCAATTCGCCGAGTCCACATCGAAACCGTCACCAGGGTCTACAAGGGCCGTGTTTATCGGTCCGTGTTGCTGCGGCGGTCCTTCCGCGAGGACGGCAGGGTCAGGCACGAAACCGTCGGCAACCTGTCCGATCTGCCCGACGACCTGATCGAGGTCATGAAGCGGCGGCTGGCCAGTGATCAGCCGCTGGCCGGTCACGGGGAAGCCATCCGCATCGTACGGTCGCTGCCGCATGGAAACGTGGCCGCGGTGCTCGGGACGGTGCGGAACATCGGGCTGGACCGGATCGTGTCGTCGACGCCGTCGCGGGAACGCGATCTGGTGCTGGCCATGATTGTGGATCGGGTGATTTCGCCGGGCTCGAAGCTGAGTTGCAGCGTCGGCCTGAATGAAGCCACCGCGCAGAACACACTGGCCGAAGAACTGCGGCTCGGCGACATCGACGTGCAGGATCTGTATGCGGCGATGGACTGGCTGCTGACCCGGCAGACACGCATCGAGAACAAGCTCGTGAAGCAGCATCTGGCAGACGGCACGCTGTTGTTGTTTGATGTGTCTTCAAGCTACTACACCGGCCGCAAATCGAGCCTCATTCAGTACGGCTACAGTCGCGACCATCGCCGCGACCGGCCGCAGATTGTGTACGGCCTGCTGTGCGATCGCGACGGCCGGCCGATTTCGGTGGAAGTGTTTTCCGGCAACACGGCCGACCCGGCCACGTTCACCGATCTTGTTCGGCGCGTGCGGAAGCGGTTCGGTCTTCAGCGGGTCGTGTTTGTCGGCGATCGCGGCATGATCACGTCCGCGCGGATCAACGCGGATCTGCGCGGTGTCGAAGGTCTCGACTGGATTTCGGCTCTCCGCAGCGATGCCATCAAACGGCTGGTGCAGGCGGGCCATGTGGACCGTTCGCTGTTCGACGAAACGGATCTGGCCGAGATTACGGCGGAAGACGAATTCCCCGGCGAACGGCTGGTGCTGTGCCGCAATCCGCTGCTGGCCGACGAGCGGGCGCGGAAGCGCGAAGAACTGCTGCGAGCCACCGAGAAGAAGCTGGATGTGATCGTCCGCGCCACGCAGCGCGAACACAATCCGCTGCGAGGCGAGCAGGCCGTCAGTCTGCGCGTCGGGAAAGTGATTGGTCAATACAAGATGGCCAAACACTTCGAACTGTCGATCACCGACGATGGCTTTTCCCATACCCGTCGAGAAGACAACATCGCGGCCGAAGCGGCGCTCGACGGATTGTATGTGGTTCGCACAAGCGTCCCGGCACAGCACCTGTCGCCGGAACACGTGGTGTCAGCCTACAAGAGTCTGTCGCAGGTGGAACGCGCGTTCCGCAGCATCAAGACGGTGGACCTGCAACTGCGTCCGATCTATCACCACAACGACGATCGCATTCGGGCGCACGTGTTCCTGTGCATGCTGGCGTACTATGTGGAATGGCACATGCGAGAGAAGCTGGCTGAGCTGCTGTTCGACGACACGGATCGGGAGGCGGCTCAGTCGGCGCGGCAGTCCGTGGTGGCTCCGGCGATGCGTTCCGAATCGGCCCGTCGGAAGGACGCCACTCGGCTGAACGACAGCGGTCATCCGGTGCAGAGCTTCCAGGATCTGCTGCAGGACTTGTCGACGCTGTGCCGCACGCGTCTGCGTCTGGAATCGTGCGAGGCCGAGTACCAGCAACTGACGGAATCGAGTCCGACTCAGCGCCGCGCGCTGGACCTGCTGGGCGTGACGGCATAG
- the rpsK gene encoding 30S ribosomal protein S11, whose amino-acid sequence MAKVKQKKKIRRNVTKGIAYIKATFNNTIVTMTDINGDVLCWATAGTVGFKGSRKSTPFAAQRAAETVAERAAKFGVKEVEIRVKGPGSGRESAITGLQSSGISVRSIEDITPLPHNGCRPPKKRRV is encoded by the coding sequence GTGGCAAAAGTTAAGCAAAAAAAGAAGATTCGTCGCAACGTCACGAAGGGCATTGCCTACATCAAGGCAACGTTCAACAACACGATTGTGACAATGACCGACATCAACGGCGATGTGCTGTGCTGGGCGACTGCGGGGACAGTTGGTTTTAAGGGAAGTCGCAAGAGTACTCCGTTTGCAGCACAGCGAGCCGCCGAAACTGTGGCTGAGCGGGCTGCGAAATTCGGGGTCAAGGAAGTCGAGATTCGAGTCAAAGGTCCCGGTTCCGGTCGGGAAAGCGCGATCACGGGCCTGCAGTCATCGGGGATTTCCGTCCGTTCAATCGAAGACATCACCCCACTGCCACACAACGGTTGCCGACCGCCGAAGAAGCGAAGAGTCTGA